The following DNA comes from Ricinus communis isolate WT05 ecotype wild-type chromosome 10, ASM1957865v1, whole genome shotgun sequence.
AAGGGGTAACTTCTGGATCATAGAGAATATTTCAATggattattaaattttcacCTGCATATCCAGTGGGCATTATTTTGTTCGGATGATTTGATTCtcttaaaatttcttattgtTCCTCTGTTTATTGCATCAAATCAGGCGAACGCCAGTTCTTGCACAGGGAAGCGATGGATGTGGAATAGAGCTTGTGAAGAAGAGTTCAGCAGAGAAGTTAAGTGATGGTTGAAGGAAGGTCCTGTGGATGTCAATAGTGTTAACTGAATGTCATGAAATTGCATCAACCAAGCAATCTTGTGACATTATTTTTTCTCCTGTATTCTTTCCGGCTGGATTTGTACCTCTCCATTCTCTTCAATTTCCACTCTGTAACATACACACGGCCTAACATTTTATCCACGCAGCCACTTAATTTTGGCCTTTTTAGGTAGTCAGAAACTTTTGTAGACGGGGATATTCTTAATCAGCAAATTGTTTCATTTACAAGTTTGGACCATACTGTACAATTATGCATGACAGCAGACGTCGTGTTAATAGTTTAAAGATATCTGATGTTAATGACACAATTCTGCCCTTTCTGAGGCTATAGGTTTCCTGTTCTCAAATCTCAACTAAAAAAGCAAGCTTAATTGCATCAAATCCTGCAATTCAGAACATAGAAGAAACAGTCTTTGTTAATAAATGTCCACCTAAAGTTAATAAAAACATGGAGCATATCTCAGTGGCAGTGGCATTAATCTTTCCACTTACATTCTGAGCACTGCTGATGCAAAAAGTTGCACCAAGTTTGGTTGATTCCTTAGAAATtgttaaagagatttgttcaCTACTACACTAAACTCAGCTAGTTTGTGTAATTGCTGAGGTTGCAGGCTAAGATCAGATGTTAGGCTTTTCTAAGGTGATAGATGTATTCAGTGACAAACATATGCTTGCTAAGCAGGCTGCTCATCCTTCAATGATGCAGCGAAATCTGCAAATAGGTCAGCTATCCTAGCATCATAAGCAGGTCCCTCCATTTCAAAGTGGCTAACTCCAAGAATTAGATGTGCCTGAACACGTCCAACAGCAGACGTTAGCTTCTTCTCTAACTGTTCTACGCTCGTGAACTCATCGTTGGTGCCCATAATGAAAAGTTTTGGTTTGCGAGACCGTAAAATCGCCCTGTGGTGCctcccaaaaagaaaagaggcaGCCAATCCAAAAGGGTAACCAATACTCGCATATCCAATGACTTCCTCTACCTTGTCAACAGCAGAACCAGAGATTGGAGCTCCTGCAGCCAGCCAACCAAGGAACACACATAAAAATTTCTTGGTCATGATGGTGgggaaattaaaaaaaaaaaaaaaaaaacaaatttagaCACAGAATTCTGATGTGCTTGTCGGATGTACAATGTTGTTCGAATATAATGATGTTGCATAGGACTTGTATCACATTAATTAGGAAAAAATTCTAACCTAATAAGCAAAATAGAAATTCCACAAGCCAGGGCTTAATCACACATTCTATATAGGTTCAACTTGTATATAGACAAAGAGATGAAAATACACAAATGTGAGGTCAAAGACTAATATTGCTGGGTTTCTTGCCCTCGTTAAACATGcatctcatttttctttccttttctttttatttgaagacATGGATAATACTGTGTGCCATCTCCATAAATTGCCTCAAAAAAAGGCATGATGATATAGCTATAGTTTGATTAAGCACACTCATCAGTTATCATCAATCAACACAGCACAAATAAGAGTTTCTGAAAGAAATCAATCACGTACTCAATTTAAAAAGGATCACCACAAGATTCACAAGGCATGAGCAATTCAATGACATTAACCCATATACTCAGAAATGATAAACCAAAAGAACCATACCTGCAGAAGAACCCACCAACAAAATCTTATTAGCAGGCAAGTTCTGTGATACCCATTTGCAAACTGAAACCACATCCTCAATTTCAGCGAAGCCAGTCAGTGAACACCTGCCTGTAGACCTTCCAACACCTCTCATATCAAAGGTTATGGAAGTGTAGCCTTTGATGGATAGTCTCAATGCAATTCCTTGCATAAGGCCTTGACAGCCACCAAGCTTTGAATATGGATGCACCAATACAATTGCAGTGCCATTTTGGATGGTTTCTTGGGGTGGTTTAAAGATTCTTGCTTGGAGACATTCCCCATCTGTTGTTGAAATGATGCATGATTCCATTGCATTCCTTGTTGCCATAAACCAAACCAATGCAAATCATAGAcaataaaatgaaaacaaaacaagaagtATATATCAACTCATAAACAAACAGTTAATCCTGTGTTAAGAGCCTTAGAGAGAGATGGATGGAGTAACAGAGGCTTAATGGGGTTAACAGAGAATAAGGTTGTTGATTTTAAGGtctgaggttgttttgtcCAGGATGCAAAGGAAAGGATTCATGATGGGTTCTTTTcataaaatgttatttttaggaGAAATGCAGTTTCCAATGGCTAATAATTACTGGTATTCATTTCACTTTTTGTGCATATTAAACTACTCTGACAAGAAAATCATAAACAGGAtctaaaaaaaaggaaaaggcgGATATAAATTGCTACTTAT
Coding sequences within:
- the LOC8280425 gene encoding uncharacterized protein LOC8280425 — translated: MATRNAMESCIISTTDGECLQARIFKPPQETIQNGTAIVLVHPYSKLGGCQGLMQGIALRLSIKGYTSITFDMRGVGRSTGRCSLTGFAEIEDVVSVCKWVSQNLPANKILLVGSSAGAPISGSAVDKVEEVIGYASIGYPFGLAASFLFGRHHRAILRSRKPKLFIMGTNDEFTSVEQLEKKLTSAVGRVQAHLILGVSHFEMEGPAYDARIADLFADFAASLKDEQPA